Proteins encoded together in one bacterium window:
- a CDS encoding hydrogenase maturation nickel metallochaperone HypA — MHEYSITRALLDQALAETEKLGYKRINRIHLLLGEGGGVVPDCIQFYFDEMKKGTAAAAAALEFKRVPLRIRCPKCGAEFGKVEEMCSCNAGGDIISGQELAIESLDVD, encoded by the coding sequence GTGCACGAATACTCCATCACCCGCGCGCTTCTCGACCAGGCACTGGCCGAGACAGAGAAACTCGGCTACAAGCGTATAAACCGCATCCATCTGCTGCTCGGAGAAGGTGGTGGCGTTGTGCCGGACTGCATCCAGTTCTACTTCGACGAGATGAAGAAGGGCACGGCCGCGGCCGCGGCTGCGCTTGAATTCAAGCGGGTGCCGCTGCGCATCCGTTGTCCCAAGTGCGGCGCCGAGTTCGGCAAAGTAGAGGAGATGTGCAGTTGCAATGCCGGCGGCGACATCATCTCCGGCCAGGAACTGGCCATTGAGTCGTTGGATGTGGACTGA
- a CDS encoding DUF2723 domain-containing protein gives MNDRGTRIIIFALVFVAVLVPYLVSVAPTASFWDCGELAAACCTMGIPHPPGTPLFVAFGRLFALIPFSPESAFRTNMVPVLFGAFSCGLVYLLVLKLIGLAGETGDRRRETADGPRSPVPHLRWLPHVAGVFGALSCAFAFSYWDNSVETEVYGPCVVVALCVLYMALVWREKLKDGTGDNRYILAAIFLLFLSAGIHFTPMLAMFAVLFFALVVDRDAVLHLRIFELIAGYLMVLTATELGLKPATFVAIPLMLVATWLGLRVMERSEKTAGAFYGLGLLFLVFVIGYAAAGNGILDDTVLFIASPTAAFIERWVQSPPILIAFVAGYGAYLYWLHRQGKLDARYVGLMLGLIFLAGSVQFIMYIRARLGPAINEVNPSNWRDFVSVLKREQYDPMKLFPRRTQFLTEGDWQTNRNVHFSLPMAYFEQVKSYVRYFFWQWGNARYFDIFQHVGWQALLGLVTPLLGLWGMWHQVRREKRSFILIFVAFLVASLGLITYLNLEYSPTDPRPLLKFREVRERDYFYAFSFVFYAVFAGVGAYAFLRRVADRCERIRLRSRSRFGTPGLTSALTSTSTYAVSGILLAFGFVPMYLNYPDVTRHGNWIPAEYGYNFLVSCPGEHAVLFTNGDNDTFPLWFLQTVPSLVANYDPHFGKNVAVANLSLLNANWYCKQLKRWGAPISFTEAQIDQLPEVFTGRDNREIQLKDVMMRDILATSAGIKLQWPDDYACTPDEFRARIFTAGYNPRTPVYYSTTVSRSNLVDVEPNLRLEGLVNRVVPEQGVSQVDTQKTRHLLYDVYVMTSILDPGVRRDENTRNLLRNYAACYVALAGEYQKADRNIEAQQALEKALALDLDPDRRVPLFYHASTFAMLNDQYDRALAYLDSIESRGFRDPELMLRRGYAHEAKGEFALAESTYRAALAADSTQSDPLQALCRLYLDETRDTVKARIMLQQWLRRAPEDTAATRMLKEIS, from the coding sequence ATGAACGACCGCGGAACGCGCATTATCATCTTCGCACTGGTCTTCGTGGCCGTGCTGGTGCCCTATCTGGTCAGCGTCGCGCCGACCGCCTCGTTCTGGGACTGCGGTGAACTGGCCGCGGCCTGCTGCACAATGGGAATTCCTCATCCGCCGGGAACTCCGTTGTTCGTTGCTTTCGGCCGCCTGTTCGCGCTGATTCCGTTCTCGCCGGAGTCAGCCTTCCGCACCAACATGGTTCCGGTCCTGTTCGGTGCGTTCTCCTGCGGGCTCGTCTACCTGCTCGTGCTCAAGCTCATCGGCCTCGCGGGGGAGACGGGGGACAGGAGACGGGAGACGGCAGACGGTCCCCGGTCCCCAGTCCCTCACCTCCGGTGGCTGCCCCACGTCGCCGGGGTCTTCGGCGCCCTGTCCTGTGCCTTTGCCTTCTCCTACTGGGACAACAGCGTCGAGACCGAGGTATATGGGCCGTGCGTGGTCGTGGCTCTGTGCGTCCTCTACATGGCTCTGGTCTGGCGCGAGAAGCTCAAGGACGGGACCGGCGACAACCGCTATATCCTTGCCGCCATATTCCTGCTCTTTCTCTCCGCCGGCATCCACTTCACGCCCATGCTTGCCATGTTCGCGGTGCTGTTCTTCGCCCTCGTCGTAGACCGCGACGCGGTCCTACACCTGCGCATCTTTGAGCTGATTGCCGGGTACTTGATGGTCCTGACCGCAACCGAGCTTGGGCTCAAGCCCGCGACGTTTGTGGCCATACCGTTGATGCTTGTCGCAACTTGGCTGGGTCTTCGCGTGATGGAGCGGTCGGAGAAGACGGCCGGCGCGTTCTACGGGCTCGGCCTGCTGTTTCTCGTGTTCGTCATCGGGTACGCGGCGGCCGGCAACGGAATACTGGACGACACGGTGCTGTTCATTGCCTCACCGACTGCGGCTTTCATCGAACGATGGGTGCAGTCGCCGCCCATACTGATTGCCTTTGTGGCTGGGTACGGCGCGTACCTGTACTGGCTGCACCGGCAGGGGAAGCTCGACGCCCGGTACGTGGGACTGATGCTCGGGCTCATCTTCCTCGCCGGGTCGGTTCAGTTCATCATGTACATCCGGGCCAGGCTCGGTCCGGCCATCAATGAGGTGAACCCGTCGAACTGGCGGGACTTCGTCAGCGTGCTAAAGCGCGAGCAATACGACCCGATGAAGTTGTTCCCGCGCCGCACCCAGTTTCTGACCGAGGGCGACTGGCAGACGAACCGGAACGTGCACTTCAGCCTGCCGATGGCGTACTTCGAACAGGTCAAGTCCTACGTCCGCTACTTCTTCTGGCAGTGGGGCAACGCGCGTTACTTCGACATCTTCCAGCACGTGGGTTGGCAGGCTTTGCTCGGGCTCGTAACGCCGCTGCTCGGGCTCTGGGGGATGTGGCACCAGGTCCGACGGGAGAAGCGGTCGTTCATCCTCATATTCGTCGCGTTCCTTGTCGCTTCGCTTGGCCTGATTACCTATCTGAACCTCGAGTACTCGCCAACGGACCCTCGTCCGTTGCTCAAGTTCCGCGAAGTCCGCGAGCGCGACTACTTCTACGCATTCTCGTTCGTGTTCTACGCCGTCTTCGCGGGCGTCGGCGCCTACGCCTTCCTCCGCCGGGTTGCAGACCGGTGCGAAAGGATCAGGTTGAGGTCAAGGTCGAGATTCGGAACGCCCGGCCTGACCTCAGCCTTAACCTCAACCTCGACCTATGCCGTGTCCGGCATTCTGCTCGCCTTCGGGTTCGTCCCGATGTACCTGAACTACCCGGACGTCACGCGGCACGGCAACTGGATTCCGGCCGAGTACGGTTACAACTTCCTGGTATCCTGCCCGGGTGAGCACGCTGTCCTCTTCACCAACGGCGACAACGACACATTCCCGCTCTGGTTCCTGCAGACGGTGCCGTCGCTCGTCGCCAACTACGACCCGCACTTCGGCAAGAACGTGGCGGTGGCAAACCTGTCGCTCCTCAATGCCAACTGGTACTGCAAGCAGCTCAAACGCTGGGGCGCGCCGATTTCCTTCACCGAGGCGCAGATCGACCAGCTACCGGAAGTATTCACCGGCAGGGACAACCGCGAAATCCAGCTCAAGGATGTCATGATGCGGGACATCCTCGCGACCAGCGCCGGCATCAAGCTGCAATGGCCCGACGACTACGCCTGCACGCCCGATGAGTTCCGGGCCAGGATATTCACCGCCGGCTACAACCCGCGTACGCCGGTCTACTATTCCACCACCGTTTCCCGTAGCAACCTCGTGGATGTCGAACCGAACCTGCGTCTTGAGGGGTTGGTCAATCGCGTAGTCCCGGAGCAGGGCGTGAGCCAGGTTGACACGCAGAAGACGAGGCACCTGCTCTATGACGTCTACGTCATGACCTCCATTCTCGACCCCGGAGTGCGCAGGGACGAGAACACGCGCAACCTGCTGCGCAACTACGCTGCCTGCTATGTGGCGCTGGCCGGCGAGTACCAGAAGGCGGACAGAAACATCGAGGCTCAGCAGGCGCTGGAAAAGGCGCTGGCCCTGGACCTTGACCCTGACCGGAGAGTGCCGCTGTTCTACCACGCCTCGACGTTTGCCATGCTCAACGATCAGTACGACCGGGCCCTGGCCTATCTTGATTCAATCGAGAGCCGGGGCTTTCGAGACCCGGAATTGATGCTGAGGCGCGGGTACGCGCACGAGGCAAAGGGTGAGTTTGCGCTGGCCGAGTCGACCTACCGCGCGGCCCTTGCCGCCGACTCTACACAGTCCGACCCGCTGCAGGCTCTCTGCCGGCTCTACCTCGACGAGACCCGCGACACTGTCAAAGCGCGCATCATGCTTCAGCAGTGGCTCCGGCGCGCACCAGAGGACACGGCGGCGACGAGAATGCTCAAGGAAATCTCCTAG